The proteins below are encoded in one region of Metabacillus dongyingensis:
- a CDS encoding VanZ family protein — protein sequence MEIAQFAANRGSLDMDDLILNVFGIFAGYAFFPIFSKAVYVKEN from the coding sequence GTGGAAATCGCACAATTTGCAGCAAACAGGGGCAGCCTTGATATGGATGATCTCATTTTAAATGTTTTTGGTATATTTGCAGGATATGCTTTCTTTCCAATTTTCAGCAAAGCTGTTTATGTGAAAGAAAATTAA